One segment of Megachile rotundata isolate GNS110a chromosome 4, iyMegRotu1, whole genome shotgun sequence DNA contains the following:
- the sdk gene encoding sidekick cell adhesion molecule isoform X7, which translates to MEMLWRNAVADLSTFLSTRTRILFAAVYFIWIAGSACATETLQEPRFTTQPSSSGNILSENRTKFLQCQARGYPQPKYKWFKDGVPLSNELTSEPYFRIQSTRREDAGVYHCVATNDVGSIFSERITFAVAYMGVFEDLTERIVSVKSGSAAVLTLPPIESHPAPDVTWFASDGSLLYGIKYASVHHTLLILNASESDQGLYRARAINTQLGKEENSPFFKLQVTGDANADVAPAIIVKPQDTQIIKDQDVTYIHCIANARSLHELRTLWTKDGIPIENSRISYSFNDSWNRTLALMSANITYTGVYSCHVDLRSGGYPTVNASAKVVVYEKPAFITELKRETLSDYGSTVTLPCDAVGVPPPNISWFRNAEPVDHLLGSRYAMEEDGSLTIKKLTMDDSGMFQCLAANEVGEASSYTWLKAKTSGPIMENGPQNLTILDGKDATLSCNAVAAPIPNTTWIYNDTIPVEIAGRVQVLDNGDLLIAAVKPNDAGKYTCIRANEAGSVNGSAYLTVLVRTQIVQPPVDTSVLLGYTAELQCKVSNDPSVLYDIAWFHNSQVINTQASQRVKMRSDGTLEIVAVRASDVGEYMCSVVSPGGNETRSARLSVIELPFAPINVMADRVERISPRTINVSWVPGFDGNSPTKKFIVQRREVSDLGPIPDSALNWITECDNVSAQSRWVLLNNLKAAAAYQFRVSAENSVGEGPPSDPSNVVALPQEPPSGPPVGFVGSARSSSEIITQWQLPLEEYRNGHILGYVLRYRLYGYNDSPWTIQNITNEAQRNYLITDLITWKDYIVQIAAYNDKGVGVFTEGLKIKTKEGVPEAPPTNVRAKAVNSTAIKVWWKPPNPQKINGINQGYKLQAWIGSNFTEANEYKSMSVPPSLFDPLAEQSAIMTGLRKYTLYNITVLCFTDPGDGERSSPVQIRTLEDVPEQVENLQFEDISDRALTVKWKPPKEINGILTLYQLKYMIKDVPDSLRVENFTANDLLAKIEHLQAMTHYKFEVVAWTSIGPGKPKVAVIQSGVEPVLPEPPTKLALSNIDAFSVVLQFTPGFDGNSSITKWTVQAQTTRNTTWYNIYEVSDPDASTITVGGLIPFMQYKLRLIANNVVGASQPSEPTKEFQTIQAPPSHPPRNVTVRAMSATELRVRWIPLQQVEWYGNPRGYNVTYTEVRTNTSKSITIEDHTANSYILENVEEYALYEVVMQAFNDVGSSTLSPKAIERTREAVPSMGPVNVEANATSSTTILVRWGDVPIEHQNGQIEGFKVYYGSNARSAFQYKNIPSNTTFTTTLTELRKFVQYHVQVLAYTRLGDGTLSTPPVRVQTFEDAPGPPSNVSFPDVSFTTARIIWDTPEDPNGEILAYKVMFHLNNSQDHQFSKEFPASDRTFRATGLEPEKYYMFSVTAQTRLGWGKTAYAIVFTTNNRERPQAPSMPQVSRSQVQSRQITFSWTPGRDGFAPLRYYTVQQSENSGPFQTIPERVEPTLTSYTANNLKPFTLYQFRIQATNDIGPSTWSTESVQVQTLPAAPSKGVTGLKVVPITTSSIEVHWNPIDEVYWSGDHETGGYRVIYQPVSDFPTALQDTPKEEILGIKAAKIVLSDLTEDRYYEVVVLPFNSEGEGPSSPPVTVYVGEAVPTGEPQHLKAEPISSTEVQLRWKPPQANMQNGDLLGYKIFYLVTDSPQELENKQEEEIEVVPASYLTHSLVFLDKYTEYRIQVLAFNPAGDGPRTPPITVRTKEDIPGPPYNLQFTEITMTSLRVSWEAPKLRNGQIVGYIVTYETAEQNDRFSKQVKQKVTETSLLIQPLEEEETYTFMVRAQTIDFGPPISGNVTTGPQEGSPMAPSNLAVTKTVSSVELQWTNGASGKGPILGYYIETRRKDDSRWQTIVRSSNGPLTEYSVSYQNLLPSTSYLFRVISYNRYGISYPAYSTETILTPSKLYLEYAYLQHKPFYRQTWFMVTLAATSIIIIIMVIAVLCVKSKSYKYKQEAQKTLEESMAMDTDDRQESDLELYRSRQGGGGAINMASACGTLGKRNTLARKSMHPPPPTMLGKSPPRPSPASVAYHSDEESLKGYDENPDDSSVTEKPSEISSTDSQGSESENESVQSDPHSFVNHYANVNDSLRQSWKRQKPVRNYSSYTDSEPEGSAVVSLNGGQIIMNNMARSRAPLPGFSSFV; encoded by the exons AGACCCTCCAGGAACCGCGCTTCACCACTCAGCCTTCCAGTAGCGGCAATATTCTTAGCGAAAATCGAACGAAATTTCTGCAGTGTCAAGCGAGAG GATATCCTCAGCCAAAATACAAGTGGTTCAAGGATGGAGTGCCTCTCAGCAACGAGCTTACTTCGGAACCTTATTTCCGAATACAAAGTACACGCAGAGAAGACGCAGGAGTGTATCACTGTGTCGCCACGAACGATGTAGGATCTATATTTAGTGAAAGAATTACATTTGCGGTAGCCT ATATGGGGGTGTTCGAGGACCTCACAGAAAGGATAGTAAGCGTAAAATCGGGTAGCGCTGCTGTTTTAACATTACCGCCGATAGAAAGTCATCCTGCACCTGACGTTACATGGTTCGCATCCGATGGTTCGTTGTTATACGGCATAAAGTATGCATCCGTTCATCACACGTTGCTTATCTTGAACGCATCTGAGAGCGATCAGGGCCTGTACAG AGCAAGAGCCATCAACACGCAATTAGGCAAAGAGGAGAACAGTCCATTCTTCAAACTACAAGTTACAGGGGATGCGAATGCTGATGTGGCACCTGCTATCATAGTGAAACCACAGGACACACAGATCATCAAGGATCAAGATGTTACTTATATACATTGTATAGCAAATGCTAG GTCGCTTCACGAGTTACGAACTTTATGGACGAAGGATGGGATTCCTATCGAGAACTCCAGAATATCTTATAGCTTTAACGACTCGTGGAACAGAACTTTAGCATTGATGTCGGCAAATATAACTTATACTGGCGTATATTCTTGCCACGTGGATCTAAGGAGCGGTGGTTACCCTACGGTTAATGCGAGTGCCAAAGTTGTCGTGTATG AAAAACCAGCATTTATAACAGAATTAAAAAGAGAGACTTTAAGTGACTATGGATCAACTGTAACACTGCCATGCGATGCTGTTGGTGTTCCTCCTCCTAACATCAGCTGGTTCCGCAATGCTGAGCCTGTTGACCATCTTCTTGGATCTAG GTATGCAATGGAAGAAGATGGTTCACTGACAATCAAAAAATTGACTATGGATGATTCAGGAATGTTTCAATGTCTTGCTGCGAATGAAGTTGGCGAAGCATCCAGTTACACTTGGTTAAAAGCTAAAA CATCTGGACCAATTATGGAAAATGGTCCACAGAATCTTACTATATTAGATGGAAAAGACGCAACATTATCGTGTAACGCTGTAGCGGCTCCAATACCTAATACCACGTGGATTTATAATG ATACAATCCCTGTGGAAATCGCTGGAAGAGTACAGGTCCTGGATAACGGTGATCTTTTAATTGCCGCTGTGAAACCAAACGATGCAGGAAAATATACATGCATTCGAGCTAATGAAGCTGGTTCTGTAAACGGTTCTGCATACCTTACTGTTTTAG TTCGAACACAAATTGTTCAACCACCTGTTGATACTTCGGTTCTCCTCGGATACACTGCGGAATTACAATGCAAAGTTTCCAACGATCCAAGCGTTTTATATGATATAGCTTGGTTTCACAATTCACA AGTCATAAATACGCAAGCCAGTCAAAGAGTAAAGATGCGTAGCGATGGGACATTGGAAATAGTTGCTGTCCGGGCTTCCGATGTGGGCGAATATATGTGTTCCGTGGTTTCTCCGGGAGGAAACGAGACTCGATCAGCTCGTCTTAGTGTAATTGAATTACCGTTCGCGCCAATAAATGTCATGGCAGATCGAGTTGAACGGATTTCTCCTCGTACTATAAATGTCAGTTGGGTACCAGGTTTCGACGGAAATAGTCCAACGAAGAAATTTATAGTTCAGAGGCGAGAGGTCTCCGATCTCG GACCCATACCCGATTCAGCGCTAAATTGGATCACCGAGTGTGATAATGTTTCGGCACAAAGCCGTTGGGTATTACTGAACAATTTGAAAGCAGCGGCTGCATATCAGTTTCGAGTAAGTGCGGAAAATAGTGTCGGTGAGGGACCTCCTTCAGATCCAAGTAACGTAGTGGCTCTGCCTCAAGAAC CCCCGAGTGGACCACCTGTTGGATTTGTTGGTTCCGCTCGATCCTCGTCAGAAATAATAACACAGTGGCAACTACCATTGGAAGAATATCGAAACGGCCATATTTTAGGATACGTGTTGAGGTATAGGTTGTACGGTTACAATGACAGTCCGTGGACGATACAGAATATAACCAACGAAGCACAAAGAAATTATCTTATTACCGACTTAATTACGTGGAAAGATTACATTGTACAAATAGCAGCATATAACGATAAAGGGGTGGGAGTATTCACCGAGGGTTTGAAGATTAAAACTAAAGAAGGAGTACCAGAAGCTCCACCAACTAATGTGAGAGCAAAGGCTGTAAATTCTACGGCAATTAAAGTGTGGTGGAAACCTCCGAATCCACAAAAAATTAACGGAATTAATCAAGGTTACAAATTGCAAGCTTGGATCGGCTCTAACTTTACAGAAGCAAACGAATACAAGTCAATGAGTGTGCCACCTAGCCTATTTGATCCTCTTGCGGAACAAAGTGCCATTATGACTGGTTTAAGGAAATATACATTGTACAATATAACCGTGTTATGCTTCACCGATCCCGGTGACGGTGAAAGAAGTTCCCCCGTTCAAATTCGTACACTCGAAGATGTACCTGAACAagtagaaaatttacaattcgaGGATATAAGTGATCGTGCCCTTACCGTTAAATGGAAACCGCCAAAAGAAATCAACGGCATCCTCACCCTTTATCAATTGAAATATATGATCAAAGATGTACCAGATTCTTTAAGAGTTGAAAACTTTACAGCTAACGATTTATTAGCAAAAATTGAACACTTGCAAGCAATGACACATTATAAATTCGAAGTCGTCGCTTGGACTTCGATTGGTCCCGGGAAACCAAAAGTAGCCGTCATTCAATCGGGTGTCGAGCCTGTTCTTCCTGAACCACCGACTAAACTAGCACTGTCAAATATAGATGCATTCTCTGTCGTTCTTCAATTTACACCTGGGTTCGATGGTAATTCATCTATAACAAAATGGACAGTGCAAGCACAAACTACCCGGAATACAACTTGGTACAACATATACGAAGTCTCAGATCCTGATGCTAGTACAATCACTGTAGGTGGCCTAATTCCTTTTATGCAATACAAACTACGATTAATCGCTAATAACGTTGTTGGTGCTTCTCAACCTTCCGAGCCTACGAAAGAATTTCAAACGATTCAAGCACCACCGTCACATCCTCCTAGAAATGTTACAGTTCGCGCAATGAGTGCTACGGAATTACGTGTCAGGTGGATT CCCTTACAGCAAGTTGAATGGTACGGTAATCCGAGAGGATATAATGTTACTTATACCGAAGTTCGTACAAATACGTCGAAAAGCATAACAATCGAGGACCACACAGCGAATTCTTACATTTTAGAAAATGTGGAAGAGTATGCTCTGTACGAAGTTGTGATGCAAGCATTTAACGATGTCGGATCATCTACATTAAGTCCTAAAGCTATCGAAAGAACTCGTGAAGCAG TTCCCTCGATGGGACCTGTTAACGTAGAAGCCAATGCGACTTCTTCTACGACAATATTAGTGAGATGGGGTGATGTTCCTATAGAACATCAGAATGGTCAGATAGAAGGATTTAAAGTTTACTATGGCTCTAATGCTAGATCAGCATTCCAATACAAGAACATTCCCAGCAATACTACTTTTACGACAACTTTAACAGAACTTCGAAAATTTGTTCAGTACCATGTACAAGTTCTAGCTTATACGAGGCTTGGTGATGGAACCTTAAGTACACCACCAGTTAGAGTACAAACATTTGAAGATG ctCCTGGACCTCCGTCAAATGTGTCGTTTCCTGATGTAAGCTTTACCACTGCCCGCATTATTTGGGATACGCCAGAGGATCCTAATGGCGAGATCCTTGCTTACAAAGTAATGTTTCATTTAAATAACAGTCAGGATCATCAGTTTTCTAAGGAATTTCCTGCATCCGATAGAACTTTTAG AGCAACTGGATTAGAACCAGAAAAGTATTACATGTTTTCGGTAACTGCACAAACGAGATTAGGTTGGGGTAAAACAGCATACGCTATCGTTTTCACTACAAATAACAGGGAACGTCCTCAAGCACCATCAATGCCACAAGTGAGCAGATCACAAGTACAAAGTAGACAGATAACATTTAGCTGGACACCTGGTCGTGATGGATTTGCCCCACTACG TTATTACACAGTACAACAATCCGAAAATTCTGGACCATTTCAAACGATCCCCGAAAGGGTAGAACCGACTTTGACGTCTTATACAGCAAATAATTTGAAACCGTTCACACTTTATCAGTTTCGGATACAAGCCACTAACGATATAGGTCCTTCAACTTGGAGCACGGAATCTGTACAAGTCCAAACTTTACCAGCAG CACCTTCTAAGGGTGTTACTGGATTGAAAGTTGTTCCAATAACAACATCAAGTATAGAGGTTCATTGGAATCCAATAGATGAAGTATATTGGAGTGGAGATCATGAAACTGGTGGTTATCGCGTTATTTACCAGCCAGTTTCTGATTTCCCAACGGCTCTTCAGGACACTCCGAAAGAAGAAATATTGGGGATAAAA GCTGCAAAAATTGTTTTGAGCGATTTAACGGAAGATAGGTATTACGAGGTAGTAGTATTACCTTTCAATTCTGAAGGGGAAGGTCCATCAAGTCCTCCGGTAACTGTGTACGTGGGAGAAGCAGTTCCTACAGGAGAACCACAACATTTGAAAGCAGAACCGATTTCTTCTACTGAAGTTCAGTTACGCTGGAAACCACCCCAAGCCAACATGCAAAATGGAGACTTATTAGGATATAaa attttctaTTTAGTTACTGATTCTCCACAAGAGCTGGAAAACAAACaagaagaagaaatagaagTTGTACCAGCATCTTACTTAACGCATAGTTTAGTATTTCTAGATAAATATACGGAGTATCGCATTCAAGTGTTGGCATTTAATCCTGCTGGGGATGGCCCACGAACTCCACCGATTACTGTTCGAACAAAAGAA GATATTCCTGGACCCCCATATAATTTACAATTCACTGAAATTACAATGACTAGTCTTCGTGTCTCTTGGGAAGCGCCGAAATTACGAAATGGCCAAATAGTGGGCTATATTGTTACTTATGAAACGGCAGAACAAAATGATC gaTTTAGTAAGCAAGTGAAACAGAAAGTAACAGAAACGAGCTTATTAATTCAACCTTTAGAAGAGGAAGAAACTTATACTTTTATGGTTCGAGCACAAACTATCGATTTTGGACCACCTATATCAGGAAATGTCACAACGGGTCCACAAGAGGGTTCGCCGATGGCACCCAGCAATCTTGCTGTTACTAAGACTGTATCCAGTGTTGAATTACAGTGGACTAATGGAGCTTCTGGAAAAGGACCTATCCTTGGATATTACATTGAAACGCGTCGAAAag aTGACAGTCGTTGGCAGACAATAGTACGCAGTAGTAATGGTCCACTGACAGAGTATTCTGTATCCTATCAAAATTTACTTCCATCCACATCATATCTATTCAGggtaatatcatacaatcgctatggAATCAGTTATCCTGCATACTCCACAGAAACG ATACTAACTCCCTCAAAGTTGTATCTGGAATATGCATATTTACAACATAAACCATTCTATAGACAAACTTGGTTTATGGTTACTTTAGCTGCTACTTCGATTATAATCATTATAATGGTCATAGCGGTGCTATGTGTGAAGAGTAAAAGTTACAAGTATAAAC AAGAAGCACAAAAGACACTTGAAGAGTCTATGGCAATGGATACAGATGATAGACAGGAATCTGATTTAGAACTCTATAGATCAAGACAAGGAGGTGGTGGTGCTATCAACATGGCAAGTGCCTGTGGTACCTTGGGTAAAAGAAATACTTTAGCAAGAAAATCGATGCATCCTCCACCTCCTACAATGTTAGGCAAATCGCCTCCCAGACCTTCACCAGCCTCGGTTGCATATCATAGCGATGAAGAAAGTCTTAAAGGATATGATGAAAATCCTGATGATAGTAGCGTTACGGAAAAACCTTCTGAAATTAGTTCAACAGATTCACag GGATCTGAAAGTGAAAATGAAAGTGTACAATCAGATCCACATTCCTTTGTAAATCATTACGCTAACGTCAACGATTCCTTAAGACAGTCATGGAAGCGTCAAAAACCAGTTAGGAATTATTCATCGTATACTGATTCTGAACCTGAAGGTAGTGCGGTTGTTAGTTTAAATGGAGGTCAAATTATTATGAACAATATGGCAAGGTCGAGGGCACCTTTACCTGGCTTCTCGTCATTTGTATAA